In Chitinophaga nivalis, a single genomic region encodes these proteins:
- a CDS encoding TonB-dependent receptor yields the protein MTPFVLRWLQSMVLSIGFMLLPGASLLYAQHYQELQQSVHLTTGKQQVSDVLKSLQEQQGKYRYLYDPAQVAELDMNIIKPEMPLSEVLQQMDQRLPLEVELKENIIVIRKGALLKTAMGVVQGKIFNDQNEPVPGVTIVVPAANRYTSSKVDGSYTLQLPEGTYNLSFRHLGFRSSSANNVVVKEGRAAIQDVVMSSTSATLQGVTVKGAVKKESVATLYNKQRNAAGLTDGISAEQITRSPDKNVGEVLKRISGLATVDNKYVVVRGMSERYNAAMLNGQIMPSTELNRKNFSYDIIPASIIDNITVLKTITPDMSAEFGGGLVNVETKAIPTQSFLNVSVGGSFNDNTTGKPFNSLKLDQEYLGRPSSHRNLFGTLNWKSMKDILAKTDGPHSNDGADMKYPVKDPSVFSNNWGIYKFNAQPSMNLQVSWGKVLNLASGNQLGFIASASYRNTLHTQDVRMLRDGYASMGLRGDGKDSLAFNGKQYGFSTNIGWMAGVGYTSSRNKLSLQTLYLNTLDQQLLLGRGVDGTSSVQVPVMGYYDNTQWTRLWQTQFKGEHSVGNKGVRLHWMGTYVKLDRQRPDNHMMRIQVPEESVTTDPYTAIGPPQARGVDGAMRWWTRAFENDLNWDMNVAVPFHFNIKGMAVANTFKVGYAGWYKDRLFYVARVGTGGSSAVPQSIQSFFDPSKPGFTFSFDQFSDDFHRSAALHALYGMFDTKLAGKLRLVWGVRAEYYNLNKINEVLDEFVKGAEQYVGPNKGYDLSSFYNREKNWKIFPSANLTYNLSEKMNLRLAYAQSIIRPDLRELSFFREYDFELGGEYRSIEPITSSALKHLDFRYEYYPGPGEIMSVSLFYKKIDLPMEISAEPSINTFSLHNNKVAENKGIEVEIRKSLRFTKIPVVKNFTLYANGTMLLSRVKALSPVSYKEDPPGSKKIVIQQSVGDWEDRPQQGASNYTVNAGVYYDTRWISASLLYNYVTNRLFMPHEVYATSLFERPVQALDGQIGVKLLKDKMQLRVNVSNLLNSYSTIYYNSYDNGNTEPANGRKPTRGELLYQKDKDIIFYQIKPGRTYSFTLGYNF from the coding sequence ATGACACCTTTCGTTCTAAGATGGTTACAAAGCATGGTATTAAGTATAGGTTTTATGCTCTTGCCTGGCGCCTCTTTATTATATGCGCAGCATTATCAGGAGCTGCAGCAATCGGTACACTTGACAACAGGTAAACAACAGGTAAGCGATGTGTTGAAATCATTACAGGAACAACAGGGCAAATACCGCTATCTCTATGATCCCGCCCAGGTAGCGGAGTTGGACATGAATATCATAAAACCGGAAATGCCCCTGTCGGAAGTATTGCAGCAAATGGATCAGCGGTTGCCACTGGAAGTGGAGTTAAAGGAAAATATTATTGTGATCAGAAAAGGAGCATTGCTTAAAACAGCAATGGGTGTAGTACAGGGAAAAATATTCAATGATCAGAATGAGCCGGTACCAGGTGTGACCATTGTGGTACCTGCTGCCAACAGATATACATCTTCTAAAGTAGATGGTTCCTATACCTTACAGTTGCCGGAAGGAACCTATAACTTGTCTTTCCGGCATCTTGGCTTCCGGTCTTCCAGTGCCAATAATGTAGTGGTGAAGGAAGGACGTGCAGCCATTCAGGATGTGGTGATGTCTTCCACTTCCGCCACGCTGCAGGGCGTAACGGTAAAGGGCGCCGTTAAAAAAGAATCGGTGGCCACCTTATATAATAAACAAAGAAATGCTGCGGGTCTCACTGATGGTATCAGTGCAGAACAGATTACCCGCTCGCCCGACAAAAATGTGGGTGAGGTGCTGAAACGCATCAGTGGTCTGGCCACCGTAGATAATAAATATGTAGTGGTACGTGGTATGAGTGAGCGTTACAACGCAGCCATGCTCAATGGCCAGATTATGCCCAGCACAGAACTGAACCGGAAAAATTTCAGCTACGACATCATTCCTGCCAGTATCATTGATAACATTACCGTTCTCAAAACCATTACCCCCGATATGAGTGCGGAATTCGGCGGGGGACTGGTCAATGTAGAAACCAAAGCTATTCCTACGCAGTCGTTTTTGAATGTTTCCGTGGGGGGCAGCTTCAATGATAATACCACCGGCAAACCGTTTAATAGCCTCAAACTGGACCAGGAATACCTGGGCCGGCCTTCTTCACACCGTAACCTGTTTGGGACGCTGAATTGGAAGAGTATGAAGGATATATTGGCGAAGACAGATGGTCCACATAGCAATGACGGAGCTGATATGAAGTACCCGGTGAAAGATCCATCCGTATTCTCCAATAACTGGGGTATCTATAAGTTTAATGCTCAGCCGTCCATGAACTTACAGGTATCGTGGGGTAAGGTGCTGAATCTGGCAAGTGGTAATCAGCTGGGATTTATTGCGAGTGCCAGTTATCGCAATACATTGCATACGCAGGACGTACGCATGCTGCGTGATGGCTATGCTTCGATGGGCTTACGGGGAGATGGAAAAGATAGTCTGGCGTTTAACGGAAAGCAGTACGGCTTTTCTACGAATATAGGTTGGATGGCAGGAGTGGGATATACCAGTAGCAGGAATAAGCTGAGTTTACAAACCTTATATCTCAATACATTAGATCAGCAACTGTTGCTGGGAAGAGGGGTAGATGGTACGAGTTCTGTACAGGTGCCTGTAATGGGGTACTATGACAATACACAATGGACCCGGTTGTGGCAAACACAGTTCAAAGGAGAACATAGTGTAGGTAACAAGGGGGTGAGGTTACACTGGATGGGTACTTATGTAAAGCTAGACCGTCAGCGGCCGGATAATCACATGATGCGTATTCAGGTGCCGGAGGAAAGCGTTACTACTGACCCATATACCGCTATCGGACCTCCGCAGGCACGTGGTGTAGATGGTGCGATGCGTTGGTGGACCCGGGCTTTTGAAAATGACCTGAACTGGGATATGAATGTGGCAGTACCCTTCCACTTTAATATAAAAGGGATGGCTGTCGCTAATACATTTAAAGTGGGATATGCCGGTTGGTATAAAGATCGGTTATTCTATGTGGCACGGGTAGGTACCGGTGGCAGCTCTGCTGTTCCACAATCTATACAATCATTTTTTGATCCGTCTAAACCTGGATTTACCTTTTCGTTTGATCAATTCAGTGATGATTTTCACCGGAGTGCTGCTTTACATGCGTTGTATGGCATGTTTGATACAAAACTGGCAGGTAAGCTCCGTCTGGTATGGGGCGTACGTGCGGAGTACTATAACCTGAATAAGATAAATGAAGTGTTGGATGAATTTGTAAAAGGAGCAGAGCAATATGTTGGACCCAATAAAGGATATGATTTGAGTTCCTTTTATAACCGGGAAAAAAACTGGAAAATTTTTCCATCTGCCAATCTTACCTACAACCTGTCGGAAAAAATGAATTTGCGGTTGGCCTATGCGCAAAGTATTATCAGACCTGATTTACGGGAGTTGTCTTTTTTTAGGGAATATGACTTTGAACTGGGTGGGGAATATAGAAGTATAGAACCTATCACTTCCAGTGCTTTAAAACATTTGGATTTCAGGTATGAATACTATCCCGGGCCAGGAGAGATTATGTCTGTATCGCTTTTCTACAAAAAAATAGATCTTCCGATGGAAATCAGTGCAGAACCCAGTATCAATACCTTTTCATTGCACAATAATAAAGTAGCCGAGAATAAAGGGATAGAAGTAGAGATCCGCAAATCTTTACGTTTTACTAAAATCCCCGTTGTAAAGAATTTTACTTTATATGCCAACGGAACCATGTTACTATCAAGAGTGAAAGCCTTGTCGCCTGTGTCCTATAAGGAAGATCCCCCTGGCTCCAAAAAAATTGTAATACAACAAAGTGTGGGTGATTGGGAAGACCGGCCACAGCAAGGAGCCAGCAATTATACCGTGAATGCCGGTGTGTATTATGATACCAGATGGATATCAGCAAGTCTTCTTTATAATTACGTGACCAATCGTTTATTTATGCCGCATGAAGTATACGCTACCTCATTGTTTGAACGTCCGGTGCAGGCATTGGATGGACAGATAGGCGTGAAGCTGCTGAAAGATAAAATGCAGCTGCGTGTTAATGTCAGTAATTTGTTGAATAGCTATAGTACCATTTATTATAACAGTTATGATAATGGAAATACGGAACCGGCGAATGGAAGAAAACCAACCCGTGGAGAACTCCTATATCAAAAAGATAAGGATATTATTTTCTATCAGATTAAACCCGGAAGAACCTACAGCTTTACATTGGGGTATAATTTCTAA
- a CDS encoding FecR family protein, translating to MITLQVLDRYFKNECSPEEREMVTVYLNGEDHTLLDEFLEGKWREAEQAPTAPVIPPPIVLPARKKIKQWTWTRYAAVLIGIMVMSATAFYKLRTAKSPAATTGIARQQWKELDNRSSGVKSVIMGDGTKIWLNRNAVLRYPDDYNTTAREVELIGEAYFEVAKDKDRPFRVYTANMVTTALGTSFNISSFITQDTAVCVSLLEGKVSVAALSKNGASTTQLLTPGMVVNFEDNILHDAKTDRNIQQATSWIKDKIYFDNTTLKDVCRRLSYQFNEPIAVEEKAAQQRVSGTFNATDDLITIMNAIAYLHKLEVSRQPEGGYRIGEK from the coding sequence GTGATTACGCTGCAAGTATTAGATCGTTATTTTAAAAATGAATGCTCGCCGGAAGAACGGGAAATGGTAACAGTTTATCTGAATGGGGAGGATCATACTTTACTGGATGAATTCCTCGAAGGTAAATGGAGAGAGGCAGAGCAAGCACCCACCGCCCCGGTAATACCACCACCTATTGTATTGCCGGCACGTAAAAAAATAAAGCAATGGACATGGACAAGATACGCAGCGGTGCTGATTGGTATTATGGTGATGTCGGCCACGGCGTTCTATAAATTACGTACGGCAAAATCTCCCGCTGCTACCACCGGTATTGCCCGGCAACAGTGGAAGGAACTGGATAACCGCAGCAGCGGTGTGAAGTCGGTGATCATGGGAGATGGAACAAAAATATGGCTGAACCGGAATGCAGTATTACGTTATCCTGATGACTACAATACTACTGCCAGAGAAGTGGAGCTGATCGGAGAAGCCTACTTTGAAGTAGCAAAAGATAAAGACCGGCCGTTCCGGGTATATACCGCCAATATGGTAACAACAGCCCTGGGAACCTCCTTTAACATCAGTTCCTTTATTACGCAGGATACGGCGGTATGTGTAAGTCTGCTGGAAGGTAAAGTGTCCGTAGCAGCCCTCAGTAAAAATGGTGCATCCACTACCCAGTTGCTGACACCAGGCATGGTAGTGAATTTTGAAGATAATATATTACACGACGCAAAAACAGATCGCAATATACAGCAAGCCACCAGCTGGATAAAAGATAAAATTTATTTTGACAACACTACGTTGAAGGATGTTTGCAGGAGATTATCATACCAATTTAATGAACCAATAGCCGTTGAAGAAAAAGCTGCACAGCAGCGCGTTTCAGGAACATTTAATGCAACAGATGATCTGATAACCATTATGAACGCCATTGCTTACCTGCATAAGCTGGAAGTAAGCAGGCAACCAGAGGGAGGATATCGTATAGGAGAAAAGTAG
- a CDS encoding sigma-70 family RNA polymerase sigma factor — protein sequence MSLEDLFIKVYKVNYQKVYDFAYKLSGDRHRAKDIAQQCFLRLWERMDMISSEEEDIFPLLYVIAKRVVIDESRKAALVSAAHKNISQVTSAAADEMVHSNLHHKQLQSRLSNILRTMPEKPRRVYQFRYSGYSHKEIATMLNISVTTVRSHLKTATYLIRKSIGNMTLLVLSCLFISACSKDKGDIQPSGPVTTQEVNQWILDSMQYFYYWKDGLPATADQQLSAPDYFHQLRNAADRFSFIYDPANANTLPTSLRSVYGMEATVIGYPQAPGGALGVIQLVQAGSPAASKDLERGGLFTRINGTLLNSTNATTLLQQLATTGKGSLTRATINADGTITEGNVQEISRGGYTEEPAVQQSDIWTLAQKKTGYLCFNYFDDTQSAGVLAAFNQFKQAGVTQLILDLRYSPGGSVAMAAVLCALIGNNISEESIFVKYTGNSHLGNRNMAFSLAMSLPENGTAVTFEQVRPLQLRLNKVYILTGNHTASAAELMVNNLKPYATVVQIGTTTLGKDEGMVTIADKRTPKRIPWILMPVTYKLQNATGAGGYNRGIAPLYPIDELASLPLAPLGSTKDPLIAKAVELISTTGARRQQPLLPVVQPVGTAPAMAYPVIMHH from the coding sequence ATGTCTTTAGAGGATCTTTTCATTAAGGTATATAAAGTTAATTACCAGAAAGTATATGATTTTGCATATAAACTTTCCGGTGATAGACATCGTGCAAAGGATATTGCACAGCAATGTTTTCTGCGGTTGTGGGAACGGATGGATATGATCAGCAGTGAAGAAGAGGATATTTTTCCGCTGTTGTATGTGATTGCCAAACGGGTGGTCATCGATGAAAGCCGGAAAGCAGCCCTCGTTTCCGCCGCTCACAAAAACATCTCCCAGGTGACATCAGCCGCCGCAGACGAAATGGTGCACAGCAACCTCCATCACAAACAACTGCAATCCCGCCTCAGTAATATTTTACGTACCATGCCTGAAAAACCCCGCCGGGTTTATCAATTCCGTTATTCCGGATACTCTCACAAAGAAATAGCCACTATGCTCAATATATCAGTTACGACTGTACGAAGTCATCTCAAAACAGCTACCTATCTGATTCGTAAGAGTATTGGGAATATGACCCTGTTGGTGCTGAGCTGTCTGTTTATCAGCGCCTGTTCCAAAGACAAAGGGGATATACAGCCATCCGGACCGGTAACCACGCAGGAGGTCAACCAGTGGATACTGGACAGCATGCAATATTTCTACTACTGGAAAGATGGTTTGCCTGCAACCGCAGATCAACAGCTCTCCGCACCTGATTATTTTCATCAGTTGCGCAACGCGGCAGACCGTTTTTCCTTTATATATGATCCTGCCAATGCCAATACCTTACCAACCAGTTTGCGGAGTGTATATGGCATGGAAGCCACTGTTATCGGTTATCCGCAGGCCCCGGGGGGCGCACTCGGCGTCATACAGCTGGTACAGGCAGGTTCGCCTGCGGCATCCAAAGACCTGGAAAGAGGAGGGCTGTTTACCCGTATCAACGGCACATTGCTGAATAGTACCAATGCCACCACTTTGCTGCAGCAACTGGCCACCACGGGAAAAGGCAGCCTGACAAGGGCCACCATAAATGCAGATGGCACCATCACAGAAGGGAACGTACAGGAAATATCCCGTGGCGGCTACACAGAAGAACCAGCGGTGCAGCAATCCGATATATGGACGCTTGCGCAGAAAAAAACAGGCTACCTGTGTTTTAATTATTTTGATGATACACAAAGCGCCGGTGTATTGGCTGCTTTCAATCAATTTAAACAGGCAGGCGTTACACAGCTGATACTGGACCTGCGTTATAGTCCGGGTGGAAGCGTGGCGATGGCCGCCGTATTATGTGCCCTGATCGGTAATAATATCAGTGAAGAAAGCATCTTCGTTAAATATACCGGTAATAGCCACCTGGGTAATCGCAACATGGCGTTCAGCCTGGCCATGTCGCTGCCGGAAAATGGTACGGCTGTTACCTTTGAACAGGTAAGGCCTTTGCAGCTCCGGCTGAATAAAGTATACATCCTTACCGGTAATCATACCGCTTCTGCAGCTGAGTTAATGGTGAATAACCTGAAACCCTATGCAACAGTAGTACAGATTGGCACCACTACGCTCGGCAAAGATGAAGGCATGGTTACCATCGCTGATAAACGCACACCCAAAAGAATCCCCTGGATATTAATGCCGGTTACCTATAAACTACAAAATGCCACCGGCGCGGGCGGATATAACCGAGGCATTGCGCCCTTGTACCCCATAGATGAACTGGCCAGTCTGCCCCTGGCGCCCCTGGGAAGTACCAAAGATCCCCTGATAGCGAAAGCCGTGGAGCTGATCAGCACAACCGGCGCCCGCCGCCAGCAACCGTTGCTGCCAGTGGTACAGCCGGTAGGAACCGCACCAGCGATGGCTTATCCGGTGATTATGCACCACTAA